In Erpetoichthys calabaricus chromosome 4, fErpCal1.3, whole genome shotgun sequence, one genomic interval encodes:
- the LOC127527693 gene encoding olfactory receptor 2T2-like gives MENVTFAPSEFILDCLNHSDHRSLITAILFFIYLVTVTGNVLVILVIILDHQLQTPMYLYIGILACIDLISSTNIIPKMLSSILYDRVVPKVACFVQLYILHHLEVMQTFLLTFMAYDRYVAVVNPLRYPSIITTKTVLHSLLVSSACAFFLIAPFAFICVSFPIYRTNVLPYCLCDYVTILRVACVDYVSYLIPGSTVSVLMLFFPLSAILFSYSKIVQAVLKISSNEGRRKAFSTCLTHLMIVSMFYVPLFTAYVFPSTGITVEEYNVIAIIPCIIPPMFNPIIYSFRNKEMKNGILKLLCKRKTVPESNKH, from the coding sequence ATGGAAAACGTCACTTTTGCTCCATCTGAATTCATTCTGGACTGCCTGAATCATTCTGATCACCGAAGCCTCATCACAGCcatacttttctttatttacttagtGACTGTTACTGGAAATGTGCTGGTAATACTGGTCATCATACTGGACCATCAACTACAAACACCTATGTATTTATACATCGGCATTCTCGCCTGTATAGACCTGATTAGTAGTACCAATATCATACCAAAAATGTTGTCTTCCATCCTTTATGACCGAGTGGTACCAAAGGTTGCCTGTTTTGTGCAGTTGTACATTTTACATCATCTGGAGGTGATGCAGACATTTCTGCTGACTTTCATGGCCTATGACCGCTATGTGGCTGTCGTAAATCCCCTGAGGTACCCCTCCATTATTACAACAAAGACAGTCCTTCACTCTCTTCTGGTGTCCAGTGCCTGCGCATTTTTCCTTATTGCTCCTTTTGCATTTATCTGTGTTAGttttcccatctatcgaacaaaTGTCTTGCCTTACTGCTTGTGTGATTATGTCACCATTCTTCGTGTTGCTTGTGTAGATTACGTTTCCTATTTAATTCCTGGCAGTACGGTAAGTGTTTTgatgctgttttttcctttgtctgCAATTCTTTTTTCTTACAGTAAGATCGTTCAGGCTGTGCTAAAAATCTCCTCGAATGAAGGAAGGAGGAAAGCATTCAGCACGTGTCTCACACACTTGATGATTGTGTCCATGTTTTATGTTCCTCTTTTTACTGCCTATGTTTTCCCATCAACTGGAATAACTGTTGAAGAATACAATGTTATCGCCATCATTCCCTGTATAATACCACCAATGTTTAATCCAATTATATACAGCTTCAGAAACAAAGAGATGAAGAATGGCATCCTAAAACTGCTTTGTAAAAGGAAAACTGTTCCTGAGTCAAACAAACACTGA